In Streptomyces sp. NBC_00448, the following are encoded in one genomic region:
- a CDS encoding exo-alpha-sialidase: MTERSPRIRPPRRKERPARTAHRKASPQRLLLLLVAVLAALVAPLATAAPGSAATGTQSAVGSQDCNSSRIRLELLNPTASATTFTVTWSGYGSWTPSVAAGDRTDLFFTKPGGTAYSFHVTTPQGLDTTVAGTLDCSTALGAQVSLDCPRTTDGSQPATHVLRMTLVNHSAAAQVFTVAWPGRSGSAWTRTVAAGASDATLLWTVPNGTPYSFTTTTASGFSRTESGAATCGLAAGTPGMNAQTLFSTTTPIEGLNRLSADGSTYETYTGTVASVRIPAMAVTNSGTVLAMADARVDGNSDLGGGTNNIQTVMRRSTDGGATWSTPKVVLHAPTTSEGYGDASLLVDRTAGPHGTVYLFDNYSPAPGVGYYGSAAGSNSATDTTAMHIRYITSTDDGLTWSAPVDLNPQVKSVSWAGMFASSGHGIQLASGRLVQPIVYREDGADHAADIYSDDHGATWHAGPAAATGVNESKVIQRGDGKVVQNLRSNSGGNRWYATAGDASPAGATDVASDFGPAWNSGLVDPGCNADEISYLKPTQVGPTGSPLTTPVTLASNNASASSRSELTVRVSQDDGASWPYQALVKSGDAGYSTLAVLGSGAAADLYEIGDTGGIVYSDFTLDWAKQDH, encoded by the coding sequence GTGACCGAAAGATCCCCGCGCATCCGTCCGCCGCGCCGGAAGGAGCGGCCGGCGCGGACCGCGCACCGGAAGGCGTCGCCACAACGGCTGTTGCTGCTGCTGGTCGCCGTACTGGCCGCCCTGGTGGCGCCGTTGGCCACCGCGGCGCCCGGCAGCGCCGCCACCGGAACCCAGTCGGCGGTGGGCAGCCAGGACTGCAACAGCAGCAGAATCCGGTTGGAGTTGCTCAACCCGACCGCGTCGGCGACCACGTTCACCGTGACGTGGAGCGGGTACGGCAGTTGGACGCCCTCGGTCGCCGCGGGCGACCGCACCGACCTGTTCTTCACCAAGCCCGGCGGCACCGCGTACTCCTTCCACGTCACCACCCCGCAGGGCCTGGACACCACCGTGGCCGGCACGCTCGACTGCAGTACGGCCCTGGGGGCGCAGGTCAGCCTGGACTGCCCGCGCACCACGGACGGTTCGCAGCCCGCCACCCATGTGCTGCGGATGACGCTGGTCAACCACTCCGCCGCCGCGCAGGTGTTCACCGTCGCCTGGCCCGGCCGCAGCGGCAGCGCTTGGACGCGGACGGTCGCGGCCGGCGCTTCGGACGCCACGCTGCTGTGGACGGTGCCGAACGGCACGCCTTACTCGTTCACCACGACGACGGCGAGCGGCTTCAGCCGTACCGAGTCGGGCGCCGCGACCTGCGGCCTGGCGGCCGGCACGCCGGGGATGAACGCGCAGACGCTCTTCAGCACGACGACCCCGATCGAGGGGCTCAACCGGCTGTCCGCCGACGGCTCGACGTATGAGACGTACACCGGCACCGTGGCCTCGGTCCGTATCCCCGCGATGGCGGTCACGAACTCCGGCACGGTCCTGGCGATGGCCGACGCCCGGGTGGACGGCAACTCCGACCTCGGCGGCGGCACCAACAACATCCAGACGGTCATGCGGCGCAGCACCGACGGCGGCGCGACCTGGTCCACGCCGAAGGTGGTGCTGCACGCGCCGACCACCAGCGAGGGCTACGGCGACGCGAGCCTGCTGGTCGACCGGACCGCGGGCCCGCACGGCACGGTCTACCTCTTCGACAACTACTCGCCCGCCCCCGGGGTGGGCTACTACGGTTCCGCGGCCGGCTCCAACTCGGCGACCGACACCACCGCCATGCACATCCGCTATATCACCTCGACCGACGACGGTCTGACCTGGAGCGCTCCGGTCGACCTCAACCCGCAGGTGAAGAGCGTGAGTTGGGCGGGCATGTTCGCCTCGTCGGGGCACGGCATCCAGCTGGCGAGCGGTCGCCTGGTGCAGCCGATCGTCTACCGGGAGGACGGCGCCGACCACGCCGCCGACATCTACTCCGACGACCACGGCGCCACCTGGCACGCCGGCCCCGCGGCCGCGACCGGCGTCAACGAGAGCAAGGTCATCCAGCGCGGCGACGGCAAGGTGGTGCAGAACCTCCGCTCGAACAGCGGCGGCAACCGCTGGTACGCCACCGCCGGCGACGCCTCGCCGGCCGGTGCGACCGACGTGGCCAGTGACTTCGGCCCGGCCTGGAACTCCGGTCTGGTCGACCCGGGTTGCAACGCCGACGAGATCTCCTACCTCAAGCCGACCCAGGTGGGCCCGACCGGGTCCCCGCTCACCACCCCGGTCACCCTGGCGAGCAACAACGCCTCGGCGAGCAGCCGTTCGGAGCTGACGGTGCGGGTCAGCCAGGACGACGGGGCGAGTTGGCCCTACCAGGCCCTGGTCAAGTCCGGGGACGCGGGCTACTCGACGCTCGCCGTCCTGGGCAGCGGCGCGGCCGCCGACCTCTACGAGATCGGCGACACCGGCGGCATCGTCTACTCCGACTTCACCCTCGACTGGGCGAAGCAGGACCACTGA
- a CDS encoding potassium channel family protein, protein MHVVIMGCGRVGSALAHSLEQHGHTVAVIDQDPTAFRRLGSGFGGRRVTGVGFDQDTLREAGIEEAGAFAAVSSGDNSNIIAARVAREMFGIENVAARIYDPKRAEVYQRLGIPTVATVRWTADQMLRRLLPSGAEPLWRDPSGGVQLAEVHTSAAWIGHKVSRLQDETGVRVAFLTRLGEAMLPTSQTVLQEGDLVHVMMRTDGVADVEAAFAKGPEEAQS, encoded by the coding sequence GTGCACGTCGTGATTATGGGATGCGGGCGAGTGGGTTCAGCTCTCGCGCACTCCCTCGAACAGCATGGTCATACGGTCGCGGTGATCGACCAGGACCCGACGGCGTTCCGCCGCCTCGGCTCCGGGTTCGGCGGGCGCCGGGTGACCGGAGTCGGGTTCGACCAGGACACGCTGCGTGAGGCCGGTATCGAGGAGGCGGGCGCCTTCGCGGCCGTGAGCAGCGGCGACAACTCCAACATCATCGCGGCCCGGGTGGCCCGCGAGATGTTCGGCATCGAGAACGTGGCAGCGCGGATCTACGACCCCAAGCGTGCCGAGGTCTACCAGCGCCTGGGCATCCCGACGGTGGCCACCGTGCGGTGGACCGCCGACCAGATGCTGCGCCGGCTGCTCCCGTCGGGCGCGGAGCCGCTGTGGCGCGACCCCAGCGGCGGGGTGCAGCTCGCCGAGGTGCACACGTCCGCCGCCTGGATCGGCCACAAGGTGAGCCGGCTCCAGGACGAGACCGGCGTCCGTGTGGCGTTCCTCACCCGGCTCGGCGAGGCCATGCTCCCGACCTCGCAGACGGTGCTCCAGGAAGGCGACCTCGTGCACGTCATGATGCGCACCGACGGTGTCGCCGACGTCGAGGCCGCGTTCGCCAAGGGGCCCGAGGAGGCGCAGTCATGA
- a CDS encoding ABC transporter ATP-binding protein — translation MSEQSANQAGTATAIAEGPDGGDMVVVEDLRRTYGSGDTAVAALRGVSFRVPRGELVALKGRSGSGKTTILNLVGGLDSPDGGRISLDGTDLAGLGDDDLLALRRDRIGFVFQSFGLIPILTAAENVGVPMRLRKAPAREREERVELLLALVGLADHAAQRPGEMSGGQQQRVAIARALANRPVLLIADEPTGQLDADTGLAVMELLRAVVRSEGVTALVATHDTQLLALADRVLELRDGRIVDAEQP, via the coding sequence ATGAGCGAGCAGTCCGCCAACCAGGCGGGTACGGCAACGGCGATCGCCGAGGGGCCGGACGGCGGCGACATGGTCGTCGTCGAGGACCTGCGCCGCACCTACGGCTCCGGTGACACCGCGGTGGCCGCCCTGCGCGGGGTGTCCTTCCGGGTGCCGCGCGGCGAACTGGTCGCCCTCAAGGGCCGTTCCGGGTCCGGGAAGACCACGATCCTCAACCTGGTGGGCGGCCTGGACAGCCCGGACGGCGGCCGGATCAGCCTGGACGGCACCGACCTCGCCGGGCTCGGCGACGACGACCTGCTCGCGCTGCGCCGGGACCGGATCGGCTTCGTCTTCCAGTCCTTCGGGCTCATCCCGATCCTGACCGCCGCCGAGAACGTCGGCGTGCCGATGCGGCTGCGCAAGGCCCCGGCGCGCGAGCGCGAGGAGCGGGTCGAGCTGCTGCTCGCCCTGGTCGGCCTCGCCGACCACGCCGCCCAGCGGCCGGGGGAGATGTCCGGCGGCCAGCAGCAGCGGGTGGCGATCGCCCGCGCGCTCGCCAACCGCCCGGTGCTGCTGATCGCCGACGAGCCGACCGGCCAGCTCGACGCGGACACCGGACTGGCGGTGATGGAGCTGTTGCGCGCGGTGGTGCGCAGCGAGGGCGTGACCGCGCTGGTCGCCACCCACGACACGCAGCTGCTGGCGCTGGCCGACCGGGTGCTGGAGCTGCGGGACGGGCGGATCGTCGACGCGGAGCAGCCGTAG
- a CDS encoding potassium channel family protein, whose amino-acid sequence MRVAIAGAGAVGRSIAGELLENGHEVLLVDKNPTSISVERVPQAEWLLADACEITSLDEAALQRCNVVIAATGDDKVNLVVSLLAKTEYGVPRVVARVNNPKNEWLFNESWGVDVAVSTPRLMSALVEEAVSVGDLVRLLRFSQGDANLVELTLPEEAALVGTRVGDVEWPTDTSLVTIIRGNRVLTPSKDDALEAGDELLFVAAPHREEQLEDLLSVQEGSAEE is encoded by the coding sequence ATGAGGGTCGCCATCGCCGGGGCCGGCGCGGTCGGCCGCTCCATCGCCGGAGAGCTGCTGGAGAACGGCCACGAGGTGCTGCTGGTCGACAAGAACCCGACGTCCATCTCGGTGGAGCGGGTCCCGCAGGCGGAGTGGCTGCTCGCCGACGCCTGCGAGATCACCTCGCTCGACGAGGCCGCGCTGCAGCGCTGCAACGTGGTGATCGCCGCCACCGGCGACGACAAGGTGAACCTGGTCGTGTCGCTGCTGGCCAAGACCGAGTACGGCGTCCCGCGGGTCGTCGCGCGCGTCAACAACCCGAAGAACGAGTGGCTGTTCAACGAGTCCTGGGGCGTCGACGTCGCGGTCTCCACACCGCGCCTGATGTCGGCGCTGGTCGAGGAGGCGGTGAGCGTCGGCGACCTGGTCCGGCTGCTGCGATTCAGCCAGGGTGACGCGAACCTCGTGGAGTTGACGCTGCCCGAGGAGGCCGCGCTCGTCGGCACCCGGGTCGGTGACGTGGAGTGGCCGACCGACACCTCGCTGGTGACGATCATCCGCGGCAACCGGGTGCTCACGCCGTCCAAGGACGACGCCCTGGAGGCCGGCGACGAGCTGCTGTTCGTGGCGGCGCCGCACCGCGAGGAGCAGTTGGAGGACCTGCTGTCGGTCCAGGAAGGCTCCGCCGAGGAGTAG
- a CDS encoding APC family permease gives MSKLTDLPKRILIGRALRSDRLGETLLPKRLALPVFASDPLSSVAYAPGEVLLVLSIAGISSYHFSPWIAVAVVVLMFTVVASYRQNVHAYPSGGGDYEVATTNLGPKAGLTVASALMVDYVLTVAVSVSSGIENLGSAVPFFVTHKVLGAVGMIVVLMLMNLRGVRESGTIFAIPTYAFVFGVFCMIAWGIFKIATGHDMNAPTAHYTIHAESPGLGGFALVFLLLRAFSSGCAALTGVEAISNGVPAFRKPKSKNAATTLAAMGLLAVTMFCGIIALAMNTHVRMAQNPATDLLNHGKPLGSHYTQDPVIAQVAEAVFGHNSIPFIFLAAVTALVLFLAANTAYNGFPVLGSILAQDRYLPRQLHTRGDRLAFSNGIVLLAGFAAVLVYIYGANSTRLIQLYIVGVFVSFTLSQTGMVRHWNRHLRTETDPAKRRHMHRSRAINTFGAFLTGLVLVIVLLTKFTHGAWVAVLGMVIFFATMTAIRRHYTRVAEEIAADDEPGDDYVRPSRVHSIVLVSKLHKPTLRALSYAKLMRSDSLEALSINVDPQDTKALQAEWQSHGIDVPLKVLDSPYREITRPIIDYVKGLRRDSPRDVVSVYIPEYVVGHWYEHLLHNQSALRLKGRLLFSPGVMVTSVPWQLDSSEAARARARRRADWSAPGSIRRGPVGPPRSDHREHTTPGSGQK, from the coding sequence GTGTCCAAACTGACCGACCTGCCGAAACGGATTCTGATCGGCCGGGCGTTGCGCAGCGACAGGCTGGGCGAGACGCTGCTGCCCAAGCGGCTCGCGCTCCCCGTCTTCGCCTCCGACCCGCTCTCCTCGGTCGCCTACGCGCCCGGTGAGGTGCTGCTGGTCCTTTCGATCGCCGGCATCTCCTCCTACCACTTCAGCCCGTGGATCGCGGTCGCGGTGGTGGTGCTGATGTTCACCGTGGTCGCCTCCTACCGGCAGAACGTGCACGCCTACCCCTCCGGCGGCGGCGACTACGAGGTCGCCACCACCAACCTGGGGCCGAAGGCGGGTCTCACCGTCGCCAGCGCGCTGATGGTCGACTACGTGCTCACCGTCGCGGTGTCGGTCTCGTCCGGCATCGAGAACCTGGGCTCCGCGGTGCCGTTCTTCGTCACCCACAAGGTGCTCGGCGCCGTCGGCATGATCGTGGTGCTGATGCTGATGAACCTGCGCGGGGTACGGGAGTCGGGCACGATCTTCGCGATCCCGACCTACGCCTTCGTCTTCGGCGTCTTCTGCATGATCGCCTGGGGCATCTTCAAGATCGCCACCGGACACGACATGAACGCGCCGACCGCGCACTACACGATCCACGCCGAGTCACCGGGCCTCGGCGGATTCGCTCTGGTCTTCCTGCTGTTGCGGGCCTTCTCCTCCGGATGTGCGGCGCTCACCGGTGTCGAGGCGATCAGCAACGGCGTGCCGGCCTTCCGGAAGCCCAAGTCGAAGAACGCCGCCACCACGCTGGCGGCCATGGGCCTGCTGGCGGTCACGATGTTCTGCGGGATCATCGCGCTGGCGATGAACACCCACGTGCGGATGGCCCAGAACCCGGCCACCGACCTGCTCAACCACGGCAAGCCGCTCGGCAGCCACTACACCCAGGACCCGGTGATCGCGCAGGTCGCCGAGGCGGTCTTCGGGCACAACTCGATCCCGTTCATCTTCCTGGCCGCGGTCACCGCGCTGGTGCTCTTCCTCGCCGCGAACACCGCCTACAACGGCTTCCCGGTGCTCGGCTCGATCCTCGCGCAGGACCGCTACCTGCCCCGGCAACTGCACACCCGCGGCGACCGGCTCGCCTTCTCCAACGGCATCGTGCTGCTGGCCGGCTTCGCCGCCGTGCTGGTCTACATCTACGGCGCGAACTCCACCCGGCTCATCCAGCTCTACATCGTCGGCGTCTTCGTCTCCTTCACGCTCAGCCAGACCGGCATGGTGCGGCACTGGAACCGCCATCTGCGCACCGAGACCGACCCGGCCAAGCGCCGCCACATGCACCGCTCCCGCGCGATCAACACCTTCGGCGCCTTCCTCACCGGCCTGGTGCTGGTGATCGTGCTGCTCACCAAGTTCACCCACGGGGCCTGGGTCGCGGTGCTCGGCATGGTGATCTTCTTCGCCACCATGACCGCGATCCGCCGGCACTACACCCGCGTCGCCGAGGAGATCGCCGCCGACGACGAGCCCGGCGACGACTACGTCCGCCCGTCCCGGGTGCACTCCATCGTGCTGGTCTCCAAGCTGCACAAGCCCACCCTGCGCGCCCTGTCCTACGCCAAGTTGATGCGCTCCGACAGCCTCGAAGCCCTCAGCATCAACGTCGACCCCCAGGACACCAAGGCGCTGCAGGCCGAGTGGCAGAGCCACGGGATCGATGTGCCGCTGAAGGTCCTCGACTCGCCCTACCGCGAGATCACCCGCCCGATCATCGACTACGTCAAGGGCCTGCGCCGCGACAGCCCCCGCGACGTGGTCAGCGTCTACATTCCCGAGTACGTCGTCGGCCACTGGTACGAGCACCTGCTGCACAACCAGAGCGCGCTGCGGCTCAAGGGCCGGCTGCTGTTCAGCCCCGGCGTCATGGTGACCTCCGTGCCCTGGCAGCTCGACTCCTCGGAGGCGGCCCGCGCGCGTGCCCGCCGCCGTGCGGACTGGAGCGCGCCCGGTTCCATCCGCCGCGGTCCGGTCGGGCCGCCGCGGTCCGACCACCGCGAGCACACCACCCCGGGGAGCGGGCAGAAGTAG
- a CDS encoding DUF3710 domain-containing protein, whose protein sequence is MFRRRKEREDAIDELDEAEGPEDSAEDTAEPDDSEESSDYNLPPAPRPDGPWDVSEVQEPGEGRVDLGGLFVPGVEGMELRVEVAGESIVAATVVLRDSAVQLQAFAAPKSEGIWGEVREEIASGITQQGGIVDEVEGPLGWELRAQVPVQLPDGTNGVQLVRFIGCDGPRWFLRGVISGQGAVQPAAAGVLESVFRDTVVLRGEAPMAPRDPIVLKLPNDAQMVPDGATPEQSEQSKFGDGIDPMRRGPEITELH, encoded by the coding sequence GTGTTCCGTCGTCGCAAGGAGCGCGAAGACGCCATCGACGAGCTCGACGAGGCCGAAGGCCCGGAGGACTCGGCCGAGGACACCGCGGAGCCGGACGACTCCGAGGAGTCGTCCGACTACAACCTTCCGCCCGCCCCGCGGCCCGACGGCCCGTGGGACGTGAGCGAGGTCCAGGAGCCCGGCGAGGGCCGGGTGGACCTCGGTGGCCTGTTCGTGCCCGGTGTCGAGGGCATGGAGCTGCGGGTCGAGGTGGCCGGCGAGTCCATCGTCGCCGCGACCGTGGTGCTGCGGGACAGCGCCGTCCAGCTCCAGGCGTTCGCCGCCCCGAAGTCCGAGGGCATCTGGGGCGAGGTGCGCGAGGAGATCGCGTCGGGCATCACCCAGCAGGGCGGCATCGTCGACGAGGTCGAGGGCCCGCTCGGCTGGGAGCTGCGCGCGCAGGTGCCCGTGCAACTGCCCGACGGCACCAACGGGGTGCAGCTCGTGCGCTTCATCGGCTGCGACGGCCCGCGCTGGTTCCTGCGCGGGGTCATCTCCGGCCAGGGCGCGGTGCAGCCCGCCGCCGCCGGCGTGCTGGAGTCGGTCTTCCGCGACACCGTGGTGCTGCGCGGCGAGGCACCGATGGCGCCCCGCGACCCGATCGTGCTGAAGCTCCCGAACGACGCGCAGATGGTGCCCGACGGCGCCACGCCCGAGCAGAGCGAGCAGTCGAAGTTCGGTGACGGTATCGACCCGATGCGGCGCGGCCCGGAGATCACCGAGCTGCACTGA
- a CDS encoding OB-fold nucleic acid binding domain-containing protein, whose translation MSGAIRSDRPAGRFRRMLDRLSSSQEELHSEELQQDALAVGCTRICDCSDRQIVSVTGTLRTVTLRPRAGVPALEAELFDGSAALDVVWLGRRSIVGIEPGRMIIASGRISMNRGRPVLFNPKYELRPVGQE comes from the coding sequence ATGAGTGGTGCCATCCGTTCCGACCGACCCGCGGGTCGCTTCCGTCGCATGCTCGACCGGTTGTCCTCCTCCCAGGAGGAACTGCACTCCGAGGAACTGCAACAGGACGCCCTCGCGGTCGGCTGCACACGGATCTGCGACTGCTCCGACCGACAGATCGTGTCCGTGACCGGTACGCTGCGTACGGTCACGCTCCGTCCTCGGGCCGGCGTGCCCGCACTGGAAGCCGAGCTGTTCGACGGTTCGGCCGCACTCGACGTGGTGTGGCTGGGGCGCCGCAGCATCGTCGGCATAGAACCCGGGCGCATGATCATCGCGTCCGGCCGGATCTCCATGAACCGAGGCCGTCCGGTGCTGTTCAACCCCAAGTACGAACTGCGTCCGGTCGGACAGGAGTAA
- a CDS encoding DUF3159 domain-containing protein, with translation MTSIDNTDQTVGADPVAPDGSGGSQRLDGAGGADGGAQGTEEAARAVTEAALFEAFGGVRGMVETTVPGLVFVAIYTVNHDLKSSAIASLALSVVMGVARLLKRDTLKHAFSGVFGVAFGAVFAMVSGNAKNFYLPGMLYTLGLALAYILTAAAKVPLLGLILGPIFKENLSWRTRNPGRLRAYTKASWAWGLILLAKSAILFPLYWWGNATQLGWVKVALGIPPFLLSVYLTWIFLVKAPPPIDVIAEMEAAEKAEKAEKAEKERQASASS, from the coding sequence GTGACGTCGATCGACAACACGGATCAGACGGTGGGCGCCGATCCGGTGGCTCCGGACGGCTCCGGCGGGTCCCAGCGGCTCGACGGGGCGGGCGGAGCCGACGGCGGAGCGCAGGGCACCGAGGAGGCGGCCCGCGCGGTCACCGAGGCGGCGCTCTTCGAGGCGTTCGGCGGGGTGCGCGGCATGGTGGAGACCACCGTGCCCGGGCTGGTCTTCGTGGCGATCTACACGGTCAACCACGACCTCAAGAGTTCCGCGATCGCCTCGCTCGCGCTGTCCGTGGTGATGGGCGTGGCCCGGCTGCTCAAGCGCGACACCCTCAAGCACGCCTTCAGCGGCGTGTTCGGGGTCGCCTTCGGCGCGGTCTTCGCGATGGTGTCGGGCAACGCGAAGAACTTCTACCTGCCGGGCATGCTCTACACCCTCGGCCTCGCGCTCGCCTACATCCTCACCGCCGCCGCCAAGGTGCCGCTGCTCGGTCTGATCCTCGGGCCGATCTTCAAGGAGAACCTCTCCTGGCGCACCCGCAACCCGGGCCGGCTGCGCGCGTACACCAAGGCGAGCTGGGCGTGGGGGCTGATCCTGCTCGCCAAGTCCGCGATCCTCTTCCCGCTCTACTGGTGGGGGAACGCCACCCAGCTCGGCTGGGTCAAGGTCGCGCTCGGCATCCCGCCGTTCCTGCTGTCGGTCTACCTGACCTGGATCTTCCTGGTGAAGGCGCCGCCGCCGATCGACGTGATCGCGGAGATGGAGGCGGCGGAAAAGGCCGAGAAGGCGGAGAAGGCCGAGAAGGAGCGCCAGGCGTCCGCGTCGTCCTGA
- a CDS encoding acetylxylan esterase, which produces MPLTDLTLAECLEYRAEQPAPAGFDAFWTRTLEEAARAARPPRFDAVDAGLPAIRVSDVTFTGYDGEPVRGWLRLPAAPAGPLGCVVEFLGYGRGRGLPHENLTWAAAGYAHLVMDTRGQGWSAAPGATPDGGGTGHGPVPGFLTRGTGRLDDHYYRRLFTDAARCVEAARSHPEIDPDRIVVTGFSQGGGIALAVAGLVPGLAGVMADVPFLCHIRRGAERAALPPYTEIASYLALHRERAEELFAELDHFDGLHFAPRATAPALFSVAMMDQICPPSTCIAAYHAYAGPKELAVYHFNGHEGGGEFHRARQLVWVRERLGPGPAAPEPRALASEPPEPAAGSAHAAAVSGPASPSRG; this is translated from the coding sequence GTGCCCCTGACCGACCTCACCCTGGCGGAATGCCTGGAGTACCGCGCCGAGCAGCCCGCGCCCGCCGGCTTCGACGCGTTCTGGACCCGCACCCTCGAAGAGGCCGCGCGGGCCGCACGGCCACCGCGGTTCGACGCCGTCGACGCCGGACTGCCCGCGATCCGCGTGAGCGATGTCACCTTCACCGGATATGACGGCGAACCGGTCCGCGGCTGGCTGCGGCTGCCCGCCGCCCCGGCCGGACCGCTCGGCTGCGTCGTGGAGTTCCTCGGCTACGGCCGCGGCCGCGGACTGCCGCACGAGAACCTGACCTGGGCCGCGGCCGGCTACGCCCACCTGGTCATGGACACCCGCGGCCAGGGCTGGTCGGCGGCGCCCGGCGCGACCCCCGACGGCGGCGGCACCGGGCACGGTCCCGTGCCCGGCTTCCTCACCCGCGGCACGGGCCGGCTGGACGACCACTACTACCGGCGGCTGTTCACCGACGCGGCCCGCTGCGTGGAAGCCGCCCGCAGCCACCCGGAGATCGACCCCGACCGGATCGTGGTCACCGGCTTCAGCCAGGGCGGCGGCATCGCGCTGGCCGTGGCGGGCCTGGTGCCGGGACTCGCCGGGGTCATGGCCGACGTCCCCTTCCTGTGCCACATCCGGCGCGGCGCCGAACGCGCCGCCCTGCCGCCGTACACCGAGATCGCCTCCTACCTCGCCCTGCACCGGGAGCGCGCCGAGGAACTCTTCGCCGAACTCGACCACTTCGACGGCCTGCACTTCGCGCCCCGCGCCACCGCCCCGGCCCTGTTCTCGGTGGCGATGATGGACCAGATCTGCCCGCCGTCCACCTGCATAGCGGCCTACCACGCGTACGCCGGCCCGAAGGAGTTGGCGGTCTACCACTTCAACGGGCACGAGGGCGGCGGGGAGTTCCACCGGGCCCGGCAACTGGTGTGGGTCCGGGAGCGGCTGGGGCCTGGCCCTGCCGCTCCCGAACCGCGTGCTCTCGCTTCCGAGCCTCCCGAGCCGGCCGCCGGAAGCGCTCACGCAGCGGCCGTCAGTGGTCCTGCTTCGCCCAGTCGAGGGTGA
- a CDS encoding class I SAM-dependent RNA methyltransferase: MQTDSAPSLVGHEFEVEVGPVAHGGHCVARTEAGQVLFVRHALPGERVVARVTEGDQDSRFLRADAVRVLEPGKDRVEPPCPFSGPGRCGGCDWQHATPGAQRRLKAAVLTEQLARLAGLTPEEAGWDGTVAPAPGDKVSQADLDAGAPAVPAWRTRVQYAIDAEGRAGLRKHRSHDVEVIDHCLIAAPGVSELGVEDRNWPQIATVEAIAATGSHDRQVVLTPRPGGRLPIVELDKPVSVQRIGERDHAVHRVHGRPFVRERAAGRTWRVGDGGFWQVHPKAADVLVEAVMQGLMPRKGDMALDLYCGVGLFAGALAERVGERGAVLGVESAKRAVEDARHNLQDLDRVRIEHGKVEQVLPRTGITEADLVVLDPPRAGAGHATVRQIASLDARRIAYVACDPAALARDLAWFAEEGYRPLRLLAFDLFPFTHHMECVAILGPTAKTS, encoded by the coding sequence ATGCAGACCGATTCCGCCCCCTCGCTGGTCGGCCACGAGTTCGAGGTCGAGGTCGGGCCGGTCGCACACGGCGGCCACTGCGTGGCCCGCACCGAGGCCGGACAGGTGCTCTTCGTCCGGCACGCCCTGCCCGGTGAGCGGGTCGTGGCCCGCGTCACCGAGGGCGACCAGGACTCCCGCTTCCTGCGCGCCGACGCCGTACGCGTCCTGGAGCCCGGCAAGGACCGTGTCGAGCCGCCCTGCCCGTTCTCGGGACCGGGCCGCTGCGGCGGCTGCGACTGGCAGCACGCCACCCCCGGCGCCCAGCGACGGCTCAAGGCCGCCGTACTCACCGAACAGCTCGCCCGGCTGGCCGGCCTCACCCCCGAGGAAGCAGGCTGGGACGGCACCGTCGCGCCCGCGCCCGGCGACAAGGTGAGCCAGGCCGACCTGGACGCCGGCGCCCCCGCCGTGCCCGCCTGGCGCACCCGCGTGCAGTACGCGATCGACGCCGAGGGGCGGGCCGGGCTGCGCAAGCACCGCTCGCACGACGTCGAGGTGATCGACCACTGCCTGATCGCCGCGCCCGGGGTCAGCGAACTCGGCGTCGAGGACCGCAACTGGCCGCAGATCGCCACCGTCGAGGCGATCGCCGCCACCGGCTCCCACGACCGCCAGGTCGTGCTCACCCCGCGGCCCGGCGGCCGGCTGCCGATCGTCGAACTCGACAAGCCGGTGTCCGTCCAGCGCATCGGCGAGCGGGACCACGCCGTGCACCGCGTGCACGGCCGCCCGTTCGTCCGCGAGCGCGCCGCCGGCCGCACCTGGCGGGTCGGCGACGGCGGTTTCTGGCAGGTGCACCCGAAGGCCGCCGACGTCCTGGTCGAGGCCGTCATGCAGGGCCTGATGCCGCGCAAGGGCGACATGGCGCTCGACCTGTACTGCGGGGTCGGCCTCTTCGCGGGAGCGCTCGCCGAACGTGTCGGGGAGCGCGGCGCGGTGCTCGGCGTCGAGTCCGCCAAGCGTGCGGTCGAGGACGCCCGGCACAACCTCCAGGACCTCGACCGGGTCAGGATCGAGCACGGCAAGGTCGAGCAGGTGCTGCCCCGTACCGGCATCACCGAGGCCGACCTCGTGGTCCTCGACCCGCCGCGGGCCGGTGCCGGCCATGCCACTGTCCGGCAGATCGCCTCGCTCGACGCCCGCCGTATTGCCTATGTCGCGTGCGACCCCGCGGCCCTGGCCCGGGACCTGGCGTGGTTCGCCGAGGAGGGCTACCGCCCGTTGCGGCTGCTGGCCTTCGACCTCTTCCCGTTCACCCACCACATGGAGTGCGTGGCGATCCTGGGCCCGACCGCGAAGACCTCCTGA